Proteins from a genomic interval of Leptospira kanakyensis:
- a CDS encoding 50S ribosomal protein L23 has translation MNLENVILSPVVTEKSQDLQSIGERMGKRTVKYTFKVHPDANKTLIKQALKQMYNVVPTAVNVAVYRGKMKRFRNMPSPRPHYKKAVVTFADGANLDFAKV, from the coding sequence GTGAACCTAGAGAATGTAATCTTATCACCAGTTGTTACAGAAAAGTCGCAAGACCTTCAATCAATTGGAGAACGTATGGGAAAAAGAACTGTCAAGTATACGTTCAAAGTCCACCCGGATGCGAACAAAACTTTGATCAAACAAGCCCTGAAACAAATGTATAACGTTGTTCCAACTGCTGTAAACGTAGCCGTTTACCGTGGGAAAATGAAACGTTTTAGAAACATGCCGTCCCCAAGACCTCACTACAAAAAAGCTGTAGTGACGTTTGCTGACGGAGCAAATTTGGATTTTGCTAAGGTTTAA
- the rplB gene encoding 50S ribosomal protein L2 gives MGIRKLKPTTQSSRYYSVLDFKEITEVVPYKPLTANISYKAGRDNKGRIAVRRKGGRNKRKFRIIDFKRNKFGIPATVKTIEYDPNRSAFIALVCYADGEYRYILAPNGLKVGDKIESGANAEIKLGNTLPLDKIPAGTNVHNIELHIGKGGQIARTAGSFAVISAKDGDYVSLKLPSSEIRKVRKECLATIGELSNKDHNLVIIGKAGRNRWLGKRPKVRGVVMNPVDHPLGGGEGRTSGGRHPVTPWGKPTKGFKTRKTRPSDRFIVQRRKKNRNR, from the coding sequence ATGGGAATTAGAAAACTTAAACCCACAACGCAGTCTAGCCGGTATTATTCCGTTCTAGATTTCAAAGAAATCACTGAAGTGGTTCCTTACAAACCACTCACTGCCAACATTTCTTACAAAGCTGGTCGTGACAATAAGGGACGTATCGCTGTTAGACGCAAAGGTGGACGTAACAAAAGAAAGTTCCGGATCATCGATTTCAAACGTAATAAATTTGGAATCCCTGCGACTGTAAAAACAATCGAATACGATCCAAACCGTTCTGCTTTTATTGCTCTGGTCTGTTATGCAGATGGAGAATACCGATACATTTTAGCTCCTAACGGCTTAAAAGTTGGGGATAAAATTGAATCAGGTGCTAATGCAGAGATCAAACTAGGGAACACACTTCCTTTGGATAAAATCCCTGCAGGAACTAACGTTCACAACATTGAACTTCATATCGGAAAAGGCGGTCAAATCGCTCGCACAGCAGGATCTTTTGCTGTGATCTCCGCTAAAGATGGTGACTATGTATCTCTCAAACTTCCTTCTTCGGAAATCCGAAAGGTTCGTAAAGAGTGTTTAGCGACTATCGGAGAACTTTCCAATAAAGACCATAACTTGGTCATCATTGGAAAAGCGGGACGTAACCGTTGGTTAGGAAAGAGACCGAAAGTAAGAGGGGTCGTTATGAACCCTGTGGACCACCCACTCGGTGGTGGTGAAGGTAGAACTTCCGGAGGTCGTCACCCAGTGACTCCTTGGGGTAAACCTACGAAAGGATTTAAAACACGTAAGACTAGACCGTCTGACCGTTTTATTGTCCAAAGACGTAAGAAAAACAGGAATAGGTAG
- the rpsS gene encoding 30S ribosomal protein S19 — translation MARSLKKGPFIDDHLMKKITSLNSEGKKTPFKSWSRRSTIYPDMIGHTVMIHNGKAFVPVYVNENMIGHKLGEFAPTRTFKGHGGDKKVAKK, via the coding sequence ATGGCTAGAAGCTTAAAAAAAGGTCCGTTCATTGACGACCACCTCATGAAAAAAATTACGAGCCTAAACTCTGAAGGGAAAAAAACTCCCTTCAAGTCTTGGTCAAGAAGAAGTACCATTTATCCAGATATGATTGGTCATACAGTCATGATTCATAATGGCAAAGCGTTTGTTCCTGTTTATGTAAACGAAAACATGATCGGTCACAAACTCGGTGAATTTGCTCCCACTAGAACCTTCAAAGGTCACGGTGGAGACAAAAAAGTAGCGAAGAAATAG
- the rplV gene encoding 50S ribosomal protein L22, giving the protein MEAKAVGKHLRISARKARLVADEVRGYDYKEAIDILRFTNKAASSMIINLLNSAVANAVQMNESLDPSSLYVKKIYVDDGPIMKRFRPRARGRASRIRKRLSHITVVVSEIEKKVS; this is encoded by the coding sequence ATGGAAGCAAAAGCAGTAGGAAAACACCTCAGAATTTCTGCCAGAAAAGCTCGCCTGGTTGCTGATGAAGTTCGTGGATACGATTATAAGGAAGCCATTGATATCTTGCGTTTTACTAATAAAGCAGCAAGTTCAATGATCATCAACCTTCTCAACTCGGCAGTGGCGAACGCAGTCCAAATGAACGAAAGTTTGGATCCAAGTTCACTTTATGTTAAAAAAATCTATGTGGATGACGGCCCTATCATGAAACGTTTCCGCCCAAGAGCACGTGGTCGTGCTTCTCGGATCCGTAAACGCCTAAGCCACATCACTGTTGTTGTATCTGAAATCGAAAAGAAGGTTAGCTAA
- the rpsC gene encoding 30S ribosomal protein S3, whose product MGQKVNPIGLRIGITRNWDSVWFSKQDYIKNLHEDIKIRRFLQKKFKNASVVKIVIERFPEKINVNLHTSKPGMVIGQKGQNIEAVKQELKKYADKPIGMNIIEVKKPEVIAQAIAETVALQIEQRMPFRRVMKAELRRAMRGGVEGVKIQISGRLNGADMARTEKYMEGRVPLHTLRAKIDFGFKEALTTFGQIGVKVWTYTGDYFPTKEESDEDKYAVKRRTS is encoded by the coding sequence ATGGGTCAGAAAGTAAATCCAATCGGACTACGAATCGGAATCACACGTAATTGGGATTCGGTTTGGTTTTCCAAACAAGATTACATTAAAAATCTTCACGAAGATATCAAGATCCGTAGATTCCTTCAGAAGAAATTCAAAAACGCATCCGTTGTTAAGATCGTAATCGAAAGATTCCCTGAAAAAATCAACGTAAACCTCCATACTTCTAAACCAGGTATGGTGATTGGTCAAAAAGGCCAAAACATTGAAGCGGTAAAACAAGAACTTAAAAAATACGCTGATAAACCGATCGGAATGAACATCATCGAAGTGAAAAAACCAGAAGTGATTGCACAAGCAATTGCGGAAACGGTTGCCCTTCAAATCGAACAAAGGATGCCATTCCGTCGAGTGATGAAAGCAGAACTTCGTCGTGCGATGCGCGGTGGAGTGGAAGGTGTGAAAATCCAAATCTCTGGACGTCTCAACGGAGCGGATATGGCACGAACTGAAAAGTATATGGAAGGACGAGTTCCTCTTCATACTCTTCGTGCTAAAATTGACTTTGGATTCAAAGAAGCCCTCACGACTTTCGGACAAATTGGTGTGAAAGTATGGACTTATACAGGTGACTACTTCCCAACTAAGGAAGAGTCTGATGAAGATAAATACGCTGTAAAACGTAGAACTAGTTAA
- the rplP gene encoding 50S ribosomal protein L16, which translates to MLAPKRVKFRKRQRGRLKGKDERGSYVAFGEYGLKAISSGRITARQIEAARITINRQVKRGGKLWIRIFPHLPITKKPAETRMGKGKGNPEFWIAEIRPGRVLFEMAGIDEETARKALHLAAFKLPVETSFVKRNVL; encoded by the coding sequence ATGTTAGCACCTAAACGAGTAAAATTTAGAAAACGCCAAAGAGGGCGCTTAAAAGGTAAGGACGAAAGAGGTTCTTACGTTGCGTTCGGTGAGTATGGTCTAAAAGCCATCTCTTCCGGTCGTATCACTGCGCGACAAATCGAAGCTGCAAGGATTACTATCAACCGCCAAGTGAAACGAGGTGGGAAATTGTGGATCAGGATCTTCCCTCATTTACCAATCACAAAGAAACCTGCCGAAACTCGTATGGGTAAAGGTAAAGGTAACCCAGAATTCTGGATTGCTGAGATTCGTCCAGGCCGTGTTCTTTTTGAGATGGCTGGAATTGATGAGGAAACAGCAAGAAAAGCACTTCACCTAGCAGCGTTTAAACTGCCGGTAGAAACTTCATTTGTTAAGAGGAACGTTCTATGA
- the rpmC gene encoding 50S ribosomal protein L29, which yields MKDDFKSLSPEDLKKEILSSSEEVRKARFQFGVTRSLENPKGIRNHKKRIAQALTVLREKELAAKGKLKQIAPKAGSAPKAAKTSKGKKK from the coding sequence ATGAAAGACGATTTCAAATCACTATCTCCTGAAGATTTGAAGAAAGAAATTCTTTCCTCTTCCGAAGAAGTAAGAAAAGCAAGATTTCAATTTGGTGTCACAAGATCTCTTGAGAACCCAAAAGGGATCCGCAATCATAAGAAGAGAATTGCCCAAGCGTTAACTGTACTTCGTGAGAAGGAACTAGCTGCAAAGGGCAAACTCAAACAAATCGCACCGAAAGCTGGTTCGGCTCCTAAAGCTGCAAAAACAAGCAAAGGTAAGAAGAAGTAG
- the rpsQ gene encoding 30S ribosomal protein S17, with translation MEDKNSKKSLTIQGVVVSDAMDKTVVIEIITRKVHPRFKKIMTRTSRVKIHDEKNECQVGDRVIAVETRPLSKQKHHKLVKVIEKAKLV, from the coding sequence ATGGAAGATAAAAACTCTAAAAAGTCTTTAACCATTCAAGGTGTAGTTGTGAGCGATGCTATGGATAAAACTGTAGTGATCGAAATCATCACAAGAAAAGTGCACCCACGGTTTAAGAAGATTATGACCAGAACTTCCCGCGTGAAAATTCACGACGAGAAGAACGAGTGTCAAGTTGGTGATCGAGTCATCGCTGTGGAAACAAGACCACTTTCTAAGCAGAAACACCATAAACTTGTAAAGGTAATTGAGAAGGCGAAATTAGTATGA
- the rplN gene encoding 50S ribosomal protein L14 has translation MIQQETILQVADNSGVKKVMCVKVLGGSKKRYATLGDEIIVAVKEAQPAYGLRDGQGKKVHNKAVQRAVVVRTKKEVRRPDGTYIRFDDNAVAIIDDKGNPKGTRIFGPVARELRDKKYMKIISLAPEVL, from the coding sequence ATGATCCAACAAGAAACTATTTTACAAGTAGCCGATAACTCGGGTGTGAAAAAAGTCATGTGCGTTAAAGTGCTTGGCGGTTCCAAAAAACGCTACGCTACGCTTGGTGACGAAATCATCGTCGCTGTTAAGGAAGCACAACCTGCATACGGTCTTCGTGACGGGCAAGGAAAAAAAGTGCATAACAAAGCAGTTCAAAGAGCAGTTGTTGTGAGAACGAAAAAAGAAGTTCGTCGTCCAGATGGAACTTACATTCGTTTCGATGACAATGCCGTTGCCATCATTGATGACAAAGGGAATCCAAAAGGAACCAGGATCTTCGGACCTGTTGCCCGTGAACTTCGCGATAAAAAATACATGAAAATTATATCTCTCGCTCCGGAGGTTCTCTAG
- the rplX gene encoding 50S ribosomal protein L24: protein MAAKLAYRGSEPTKFKKTKIKKDDEVLVISGKEKGKKGKVLAVDKRKDRVYIEGVNKRKRFVRPTQENPQGGAIEIEFPIHISNVMFHDAKAENKAKPKKKIKAVRLGFAKKDGKSVRVTRPEGKEV, encoded by the coding sequence ATGGCAGCTAAATTAGCATATAGAGGCTCCGAGCCCACTAAATTCAAGAAAACGAAAATCAAAAAGGACGATGAAGTTCTTGTGATTTCCGGTAAAGAAAAAGGAAAAAAAGGGAAAGTTCTCGCTGTAGATAAACGCAAAGACCGCGTTTATATCGAAGGTGTGAACAAAAGAAAAAGATTCGTGCGCCCAACCCAAGAGAACCCTCAAGGTGGAGCGATCGAAATCGAATTCCCAATCCATATTTCCAATGTGATGTTTCACGATGCAAAAGCAGAGAACAAAGCGAAGCCAAAGAAGAAAATTAAGGCTGTACGCTTGGGCTTTGCCAAGAAGGATGGTAAATCCGTACGAGTGACTCGACCAGAAGGGAAAGAAGTATAG
- the rplE gene encoding 50S ribosomal protein L5 — protein sequence MVPRLKSKYEKEIRPTLQKSLGFQSVMRVPKLEKIVINVGMGEAHTNPKAMEACLVEIGQITGQRPVKTFAKKSIAGFKVREGMVLGCKVTLRGHHMYEFLDRFINVALPRVRDFRGVNPKGFDGRGNYNLSVKEQIIFPEIHFDKINTIYGINITFVTNTEVDKEAFELFQAFGMPYRAAGK from the coding sequence ATGGTACCTAGGCTTAAATCAAAATACGAGAAGGAAATTCGTCCTACACTCCAAAAGTCACTCGGCTTTCAAAGTGTGATGCGAGTTCCCAAACTAGAAAAAATCGTGATTAACGTTGGTATGGGCGAAGCTCACACCAACCCAAAAGCGATGGAAGCTTGTTTGGTAGAAATTGGCCAAATCACAGGCCAAAGACCGGTGAAAACATTCGCTAAGAAGTCCATTGCGGGTTTCAAAGTGAGAGAGGGAATGGTGCTTGGTTGCAAAGTTACCCTTCGTGGTCATCATATGTATGAGTTCCTTGACAGATTCATTAACGTGGCTCTTCCACGGGTTCGTGACTTTCGCGGAGTTAATCCAAAAGGTTTCGACGGTCGAGGAAATTATAACCTGTCCGTAAAAGAACAGATCATCTTCCCTGAGATTCATTTTGATAAAATCAATACTATCTATGGGATCAATATCACTTTCGTAACGAACACGGAAGTGGACAAAGAAGCGTTCGAATTATTCCAAGCCTTCGGTATGCCTTACCGAGCGGCAGGTAAGTAG
- a CDS encoding type Z 30S ribosomal protein S14, whose translation MAKKSMMERHAKEQKFKVREYNRCPLCGRSRAYLRRFDMCRLCFRDLASKAQIPGVKKSSW comes from the coding sequence ATGGCGAAAAAATCAATGATGGAACGCCACGCCAAAGAGCAAAAATTCAAAGTGAGAGAGTACAATCGTTGCCCTCTTTGTGGTCGATCACGCGCTTATTTGCGCCGCTTTGATATGTGTCGTCTTTGCTTCCGGGACCTTGCTAGCAAGGCTCAGATCCCCGGTGTGAAAAAGTCCTCCTGGTAA
- the rpsH gene encoding 30S ribosomal protein S8, protein MSLSDPIADMLTRIRNAQQAKHELCVIPGSKIKKSILDLLKEEGFVDDVQTVKNGSFDDFQVKLKYDTEKKPVIRMIERVSTPGRRVYIQSGEIRPFRNNIGTLILSTSKGVMTGKRARKLRVGGEVLCKVF, encoded by the coding sequence ATGAGTCTTTCAGATCCAATCGCAGATATGCTAACAAGAATCAGAAACGCACAACAAGCTAAACATGAGCTTTGTGTGATTCCTGGTAGCAAAATCAAAAAGTCCATCCTAGATCTTCTTAAAGAAGAAGGTTTTGTTGATGATGTTCAAACAGTAAAAAATGGAAGTTTTGATGACTTCCAAGTGAAATTAAAATACGACACGGAAAAAAAACCGGTAATTCGTATGATCGAGAGAGTTTCCACTCCAGGTCGTCGCGTTTACATCCAATCTGGTGAAATCCGTCCGTTCCGAAATAACATCGGAACCCTCATCCTTTCGACTTCGAAAGGTGTGATGACTGGGAAACGTGCTCGTAAACTCAGAGTAGGAGGGGAAGTTCTCTGTAAGGTATTCTAG
- the rplF gene encoding 50S ribosomal protein L6 yields MSRVGKSIIKLPAKVEVKAEAEALTIKGPLGELKTPLYEGVSANVENGELVFTRKSEDQKTVALHGLVRSLAMNCVKGVTTGWEKNLEITGVGYRAQKRGKDLVMALGYSHEVVFPEPTGIKIDVADQLKIKVSGIDRQLVGQVAADIRSKRPPEPYKGKGIKYQNEYIRRKAGKTGKK; encoded by the coding sequence ATGTCTCGAGTTGGAAAAAGTATTATCAAATTGCCTGCAAAGGTAGAAGTGAAAGCAGAAGCTGAAGCCCTTACAATCAAAGGGCCTTTAGGGGAACTAAAAACTCCACTTTACGAAGGTGTCAGCGCCAATGTAGAAAACGGCGAATTAGTTTTTACTCGCAAAAGTGAAGACCAAAAGACTGTGGCGCTCCACGGTCTCGTTCGCTCTCTTGCGATGAACTGCGTAAAAGGTGTGACAACTGGTTGGGAAAAAAACTTAGAAATCACTGGGGTCGGTTACCGTGCACAAAAACGTGGTAAAGATCTAGTGATGGCTCTTGGATATTCTCACGAAGTGGTTTTCCCTGAACCTACTGGTATCAAAATCGATGTTGCAGATCAGCTAAAAATCAAAGTATCGGGAATTGACCGACAACTGGTTGGACAAGTTGCGGCTGACATTCGTTCGAAAAGACCACCTGAACCTTACAAAGGGAAAGGGATCAAATATCAGAACGAATACATCCGTAGAAAGGCCGGAAAAACCGGTAAGAAGTAG
- the rplR gene encoding 50S ribosomal protein L18, translating to MINKTAKNIKRLRRAERVRYKLRSTSERPRLVFNKTNRYLTAQIIDDAKGVTLVYATTLGKDFPKHENSKKSKSAATELGKVVAEKAKKAGVSQVVLDRSGMVYHGKIAAFADSAREGGLEF from the coding sequence ATGATCAACAAGACAGCTAAAAATATCAAAAGATTGAGACGAGCGGAACGAGTTAGATACAAACTCCGCTCTACATCGGAAAGACCTCGGTTGGTTTTCAACAAAACAAACCGTTACCTCACTGCACAAATCATTGATGATGCAAAAGGTGTAACGCTTGTTTATGCAACCACTTTAGGGAAAGATTTTCCGAAACATGAAAATTCTAAGAAGAGTAAATCGGCTGCGACCGAACTCGGTAAAGTAGTCGCTGAAAAAGCGAAAAAAGCAGGGGTTTCCCAAGTGGTACTCGACAGATCTGGAATGGTTTACCATGGAAAGATCGCTGCTTTTGCTGATTCTGCCCGCGAAGGTGGATTGGAGTTCTAA
- the rpsE gene encoding 30S ribosomal protein S5: MLEEETKEFTEKVVKIDRVAKVVKGGRRFSFNALSVVGDSKGKVGIGFGKANEVPDAIRKSIESAKKNLKSIHYIGHTVPHDVVGQFKSARVILKPASPGTGIIAGASVRSVLERAGIQDVLTKSWGSSNPMNIVKATMDALQQLETPSMAVKRRGVSLKHLFGQDL; encoded by the coding sequence ATGTTAGAAGAAGAAACAAAAGAATTTACTGAGAAGGTCGTAAAAATCGACCGAGTTGCCAAGGTAGTGAAGGGGGGACGTCGTTTCTCCTTCAACGCTCTATCCGTTGTTGGTGACTCTAAAGGAAAAGTAGGAATTGGATTTGGAAAAGCAAATGAAGTTCCAGATGCCATCCGAAAGTCCATTGAATCGGCAAAAAAGAATTTAAAATCCATTCACTATATCGGTCATACCGTTCCTCACGATGTTGTGGGACAGTTCAAATCCGCTCGAGTGATTTTGAAGCCAGCTTCTCCGGGAACGGGGATCATCGCTGGAGCTTCTGTTCGATCCGTTTTGGAAAGAGCAGGAATCCAAGATGTTTTAACAAAATCATGGGGATCTTCAAACCCGATGAACATTGTGAAGGCGACTATGGATGCATTACAACAGTTGGAAACTCCGTCTATGGCGGTAAAACGACGTGGTGTTAGCCTCAAACATTTGTTTGGGCAAGATCTATAA
- the rpmD gene encoding 50S ribosomal protein L30, whose protein sequence is MEEVIVTQERSSIGIIPIHKKTLIALGLKKKGQSKKHKMTPQLKGMLRQVGYLLKVEKV, encoded by the coding sequence ATGGAAGAAGTGATCGTAACGCAAGAAAGAAGTTCTATTGGTATCATCCCGATACACAAAAAAACCCTAATTGCACTCGGCCTTAAAAAGAAAGGTCAATCCAAAAAACACAAAATGACTCCCCAATTGAAAGGGATGTTACGACAAGTAGGTTACTTGTTGAAAGTGGAAAAGGTATAA
- the rplO gene encoding 50S ribosomal protein L15 translates to MAQDRIEQGRGFGAKRPKKSTSLGNKNLVPVPEGAKTSPKRVGQGPGSGMGKTSTRGSKGQRARAASMRRGFEGGQLPLHRRLPKRGFTNIFSLEYQPVNLISLTKAGLSGEVTPAILKAKSLIKSEVGPIKLLGTGEVTVAITITVDAFSASAKEKIEKAGGKVIIREKKKEEKKN, encoded by the coding sequence ATGGCACAAGATAGAATTGAACAAGGTCGTGGATTTGGGGCAAAACGCCCAAAAAAATCCACATCCCTCGGCAACAAAAACTTGGTTCCGGTTCCGGAAGGTGCAAAAACTTCTCCGAAACGTGTGGGTCAAGGTCCAGGATCCGGAATGGGAAAAACTTCCACTCGTGGTTCCAAAGGACAAAGAGCTCGTGCAGCTTCGATGAGACGTGGATTCGAGGGGGGACAGCTTCCTCTTCACAGACGTTTGCCAAAACGTGGTTTTACCAATATTTTCTCTCTAGAATACCAACCAGTAAACTTGATCTCTTTAACTAAAGCAGGTCTTTCTGGGGAAGTAACTCCTGCGATTCTCAAAGCCAAGTCTTTGATTAAGTCTGAAGTTGGACCAATCAAATTACTCGGAACTGGAGAAGTGACTGTTGCCATCACCATTACAGTAGATGCTTTTTCTGCCTCTGCAAAAGAGAAAATTGAAAAAGCAGGTGGAAAAGTCATCATTAGAGAAAAGAAAAAAGAAGAGAAAAAAAACTAG
- the secY gene encoding preprotein translocase subunit SecY has product MFQTIANIFRIPELRSKILFTIGMLLLFRMGTHVTIPGINSLIVTGITADPSEGFLGMVDLFAGGALLKFSIFALGIMPYISSSIIMQLVMVLIPSLQKMQKEGEEGRKKIQQYTKYGTLILCAIQSLAVIQLANSWSTGSGTAQAKYPGLINPSVEGYFLPIAMLSITTGTVLLIWLGEQITERGIGNGISLIIFAGIIGRMPEALIAMFTSDTSDALSILILIIIFIVLISLTVILTQGVRRVPLNYGKQMVGRKMVQARSQSIPFKVNSANVMPIIFASSLILFPQTIVQWLSSKGGQWAGWAVIMDYFNPFSQIWYHALFYYVIYTSLIIFFAYFYTAIQFNPQELADNLKKYGGFIPGVRPGSQTKDMIEKILNRITLPGALFLAGLALAPYLIIKFLNLGSNTGGGTLVYTFGGTSLLIMVGVALETLKQIEAQLLMRNYEGFMKKTKIKGRV; this is encoded by the coding sequence ATGTTTCAAACCATCGCTAACATCTTTCGAATCCCGGAATTAAGATCTAAAATCCTATTTACGATAGGTATGTTGTTACTTTTCAGAATGGGAACTCACGTGACTATTCCAGGAATCAACAGTTTGATTGTAACGGGCATTACTGCCGATCCGAGTGAAGGTTTCCTCGGAATGGTGGATTTGTTTGCTGGTGGTGCACTTTTAAAATTTTCTATTTTTGCACTAGGGATTATGCCTTATATCTCTTCTTCGATCATTATGCAACTTGTGATGGTTCTCATTCCAAGTTTGCAAAAAATGCAAAAAGAAGGGGAAGAGGGTAGAAAGAAGATCCAACAGTACACTAAGTACGGAACTCTCATCCTTTGTGCGATCCAGTCTCTTGCTGTGATCCAACTTGCAAATTCTTGGTCGACTGGATCGGGAACAGCGCAAGCAAAATACCCAGGGCTTATCAACCCATCAGTCGAAGGATACTTTTTACCAATTGCGATGTTATCCATCACTACGGGAACGGTTCTTCTTATTTGGCTCGGGGAACAAATCACAGAACGTGGGATCGGTAACGGAATCTCTCTCATTATCTTTGCCGGTATCATTGGTCGTATGCCAGAAGCACTCATTGCGATGTTTACTTCTGATACCTCAGATGCTCTTAGCATTCTTATCCTTATCATTATCTTTATTGTTCTTATTTCACTTACGGTGATTTTAACCCAAGGGGTGCGCCGGGTTCCGTTAAATTACGGAAAACAAATGGTGGGAAGAAAGATGGTTCAGGCTCGTAGCCAATCCATTCCTTTCAAAGTGAACAGTGCCAATGTAATGCCAATTATCTTTGCATCTTCACTGATTCTTTTCCCACAAACAATTGTTCAGTGGTTATCCTCTAAGGGTGGTCAGTGGGCAGGTTGGGCAGTGATTATGGACTATTTTAATCCATTTTCACAAATTTGGTACCATGCCCTTTTCTATTATGTGATTTATACATCTTTAATCATCTTCTTTGCTTATTTTTATACGGCGATTCAGTTCAACCCACAAGAGTTAGCTGATAACCTAAAAAAATACGGTGGGTTCATTCCGGGAGTTCGTCCTGGTAGCCAAACAAAAGATATGATCGAGAAAATCTTGAATCGAATCACCCTTCCGGGTGCTCTTTTCCTTGCTGGTCTTGCTCTTGCTCCGTATCTCATCATCAAGTTTTTAAACCTCGGTTCTAACACCGGTGGGGGAACTTTGGTGTATACTTTCGGAGGAACTTCACTTCTCATTATGGTGGGTGTGGCACTCGAAACTTTGAAACAAATCGAAGCCCAACTCCTGATGAGAAATTACGAAGGATTCATGAAGAAGACTAAAATCAAGGGAAGAGTGTAA
- a CDS encoding adenylate kinase, with protein MKRLIFMGPPGAGKGTQADIIKEKYQIPQISTGDILRAAVKNGTPMGIEAKKYMDAGDLVPDAVVIGIIRDRLVEADCANGFILDGFPRTVEQAKALSEILKELRMELDSVVNLDVPDEELVKRLLGRAIKEGRSDDNEETIKNRLHTYNTKTLPLIDFYKGSGILRQINGLGSMEEITNTILKSIQ; from the coding sequence ATGAAGAGACTCATATTTATGGGGCCCCCAGGCGCTGGAAAAGGGACCCAAGCTGACATCATCAAAGAGAAATACCAAATTCCACAGATCTCTACCGGAGACATCCTCCGCGCTGCCGTAAAAAACGGAACCCCTATGGGGATAGAAGCAAAAAAATATATGGACGCTGGAGACCTTGTTCCAGATGCTGTCGTTATAGGCATAATTCGCGACCGATTGGTCGAAGCTGATTGTGCAAATGGATTCATACTGGATGGATTTCCTAGGACGGTGGAGCAAGCAAAGGCTCTCTCGGAAATCCTCAAAGAGCTCCGCATGGAACTCGACTCCGTTGTCAACCTAGACGTTCCTGACGAAGAACTCGTCAAACGGTTGCTAGGTAGAGCGATCAAAGAAGGACGCTCGGATGACAACGAAGAGACCATCAAAAACCGTCTGCATACTTACAACACCAAGACGTTGCCCCTAATAGACTTTTATAAAGGCTCTGGGATCCTTCGGCAAATCAATGGTTTGGGAAGTATGGAAGAAATCACTAACACTATTTTAAAATCGATCCAGTAG
- the infA gene encoding translation initiation factor IF-1, translated as MAKEEAITIDGTVLEPLPNAMFRVELENGHKVLAHISGKMRMHYIRILPGDKVTVELSPYDLTKGRITYRKK; from the coding sequence CTGGCTAAGGAAGAAGCAATAACTATTGACGGAACCGTTTTAGAACCGTTACCGAACGCTATGTTCCGCGTGGAACTAGAGAATGGTCACAAAGTTCTAGCACATATTTCGGGAAAAATGCGTATGCATTATATCCGTATTTTACCCGGCGATAAAGTTACTGTAGAACTTTCTCCTTATGACCTAACCAAGGGCCGAATCACTTACAGAAAGAAATAG
- the rpmJ gene encoding 50S ribosomal protein L36, whose amino-acid sequence MKVRASVKKICPECKVIRRKGVIRVICTNPKHKQRQR is encoded by the coding sequence ATGAAAGTTAGAGCATCAGTAAAAAAAATCTGTCCAGAGTGCAAAGTCATTCGCAGAAAAGGTGTAATCCGAGTGATTTGCACGAACCCAAAACACAAACAAAGGCAAAGATAG